A genomic stretch from Falco cherrug isolate bFalChe1 chromosome 1, bFalChe1.pri, whole genome shotgun sequence includes:
- the VEZF1 gene encoding vascular endothelial zinc finger 1 isoform X3, protein MEANWTAFLFQAHEASHHQQQAAQNSLLPLLSSAVEPPDQKPILPLPITQKPQPAAETLKDAIVGIKKEKPKTSFVCTYCSKAFRDSYHLRRHESCHTGIKLVSRPKKTPTTMVPLISTIAGDNSRSSLVSTIAGILSTVTTSSSATNPSSSAGATAMAVTQTVKKPSKPVKKNHACEMCGKAFRDVYHLNRHKLSHSDEKPFECPICNQRFKRKDRMTYHVRSHEGGITKPYTCGVCGKGFSRPDHLSCHVKHVHSTERPFKCQTCTAAFATKDRLRTHMVRHEGKVSCNICGKLLSAAYITSHLKTHGQSQSINCNTCKQGINKTCMSEETSNQKQQQQQQQQQQQQQQQQQQQQQQQQQQQQQQQQHVTSWPGKQVETLRLWEEAVKARKKECQFTFEKAIEYVPFEAANLCQTSTAATTPVTLTTPFNITSSVASGTITNPVTVAAAMSMRSPVNVSSAVNISSPMNLGHPVTITSPLSMTSPLTLTTPVNLPTPVTAPVNIAHPVTITSPMNLPTPMTLAGPLNIAMRPVESMPFLPQALPTSPPW, encoded by the exons ATGGAGGCCAACTGGACCGCGTTCCTCTTTCAG GCACATGAAGCCTCACATCACcaacagcaggcagcacagaacaGTTTGTTGCCTCTCCTGAGCTCTGCTGTTGAGCCACCCGATCAGAAGCCGATTCTGCCCTTACCAATAACGCAGAAacctcagcctgcagcagaaacaTTAAAGGATGCTATTGTTgggattaaaaaggaaaaacctaaAACCTCCTTTGTGTGCACTTACTGCAGCAAAGCTTTCAGGGACAGCTACCATTTGAGGCGTCATGAGTCCTGCCACACAGGGATAAAGTTAGTGTCACGGCCAAAGAAAACTCCCACCACAATGGTGCCCCTTATCTCGACCATCGCTGGTGACAACAGCCGAAGTTCATTGGTTTCAACTATTGCAGGCATCCTGTCCACAGTCACTACGTCTTCCTCTGCCACCAATCCCAGCAGTAGTGCCGGTGCAACGGCTATGGCAGTGACTCAGACAGTGAAGAAGCCCAGCAAGCCCGTTAAGAAGAACCACGCTTGTGAGATGTGCGGAAAGGCCTTCAGGGATGTCTACCACCTCAACCGGCACAAGCTGTCCCACTCAGATGAAAAACCCTTTGAATGTCCAATTTGCAATCAGCGCTTCAAGAGAAAGGATCGCATGACCTACCACGTGAGGTCTCATGAAGGTGGCATCACGAAACCGTACACCTGTGGTGTTTGTGGAAAAGGCTTCTCGAG GCCTGATCATTTAAGCTGTCACGTTAAACATGTTCACTCAACAGAGAGACCCTTCAAATGCCAA ACGTGCACTGCTGCCTTTGCCACCAAAGACAGACTGCGGACACACATGGTGCGCCATGAAGGAAAGGTATCGTGTAATATCTGTGGTAAACTTCTGAGTGCAGCATATATCACCAGCCACTTAAAGACACACGGGCAGAGCCAAAGTATCAACTGTAATACCTGTAAACAAGGCATCAATAAAA CATGCATGAGTGAAGAGACCAGcaatcagaagcagcagcagcagcaacagcagcagcaacagcagcagcagcaacagcagcagcagcagcaacagcagcagcagcagcaacagcagcagcagcagcaacatgtAACAAGTTGGCCTGGAAAGCAGGTAGAGACCCTGAGATTGTGGGAAGAGGCGGtcaaagcaaggaagaaag AATGTCAGTTCACCTTTGAGAAGGCTATAGAGTACGTACCATTCG AAGCTGCTAACTTGTGCCAAACCTCCACTGCTGCTACTACGCCTGTGACTCTTACTACTCCATTCAATATAACGTCCTCTGTGGCTTCTGGGACTATCACAAACCCAGTCACAGTGGCAGCTGCAATGAGCATGAGAAGTCCAGTAAATGTATCAAGTGCAGTTAATATATCCAGTCCGATGAACCTAGGGCATCCTGTAACTATAACAAGTCCATTATCCATGACATCTCCATTAACGCTCACCACACCAGTCAATTTACCTACCCCAGTAACCGCTCCAGTGAATATAGCGCATCCAGTCACTATAACATCTCCCATGAACCTCCCCACGCCAATGACGTTAGCTGGTCCGTTAAATATAGCAATGAGACCAGTCGAGAGCATGCCTTTCCTGCCCCAGGCCTTGCCCACGTCTCCTCCCTGGTAA
- the VEZF1 gene encoding vascular endothelial zinc finger 1 isoform X4 translates to MEANWTAFLFQAHEASHHQQQAAQNSLLPLLSSAVEPPDQKPILPLPITQKPQPAAETLKDAIVGIKKEKPKTSFVCTYCSKAFRDSYHLRRHESCHTGIKLVSRPKKTPTTMVPLISTIAGDNSRSSLVSTIAGILSTVTTSSSATNPSSSAGATAMAVTQTVKKPSKPVKKNHACEMCGKAFRDVYHLNRHKLSHSDEKPFECPICNQRFKRKDRMTYHVRSHEGGITKPYTCGVCGKGFSRPDHLSCHVKHVHSTERPFKCQTCTAAFATKDRLRTHMVRHEGKVSCNICGKLLSAAYITSHLKTHGQSQSINCNTCKQGINKTCMSEETSNQKQQQQQQQQQQQQQQQQQQQQQQQQQQQQQQQQHVTSWPGKQVETLRLWEEAVKARKKEAANLCQTSTAATTPVTLTTPFNITSSVASGTITNPVTVAAAMSMRSPVNVSSAVNISSPMNLGHPVTITSPLSMTSPLTLTTPVNLPTPVTAPVNIAHPVTITSPMNLPTPMTLAGPLNIAMRPVESMPFLPQALPTSPPW, encoded by the exons ATGGAGGCCAACTGGACCGCGTTCCTCTTTCAG GCACATGAAGCCTCACATCACcaacagcaggcagcacagaacaGTTTGTTGCCTCTCCTGAGCTCTGCTGTTGAGCCACCCGATCAGAAGCCGATTCTGCCCTTACCAATAACGCAGAAacctcagcctgcagcagaaacaTTAAAGGATGCTATTGTTgggattaaaaaggaaaaacctaaAACCTCCTTTGTGTGCACTTACTGCAGCAAAGCTTTCAGGGACAGCTACCATTTGAGGCGTCATGAGTCCTGCCACACAGGGATAAAGTTAGTGTCACGGCCAAAGAAAACTCCCACCACAATGGTGCCCCTTATCTCGACCATCGCTGGTGACAACAGCCGAAGTTCATTGGTTTCAACTATTGCAGGCATCCTGTCCACAGTCACTACGTCTTCCTCTGCCACCAATCCCAGCAGTAGTGCCGGTGCAACGGCTATGGCAGTGACTCAGACAGTGAAGAAGCCCAGCAAGCCCGTTAAGAAGAACCACGCTTGTGAGATGTGCGGAAAGGCCTTCAGGGATGTCTACCACCTCAACCGGCACAAGCTGTCCCACTCAGATGAAAAACCCTTTGAATGTCCAATTTGCAATCAGCGCTTCAAGAGAAAGGATCGCATGACCTACCACGTGAGGTCTCATGAAGGTGGCATCACGAAACCGTACACCTGTGGTGTTTGTGGAAAAGGCTTCTCGAG GCCTGATCATTTAAGCTGTCACGTTAAACATGTTCACTCAACAGAGAGACCCTTCAAATGCCAA ACGTGCACTGCTGCCTTTGCCACCAAAGACAGACTGCGGACACACATGGTGCGCCATGAAGGAAAGGTATCGTGTAATATCTGTGGTAAACTTCTGAGTGCAGCATATATCACCAGCCACTTAAAGACACACGGGCAGAGCCAAAGTATCAACTGTAATACCTGTAAACAAGGCATCAATAAAA CATGCATGAGTGAAGAGACCAGcaatcagaagcagcagcagcagcaacagcagcagcaacagcagcagcagcaacagcagcagcagcagcaacagcagcagcagcagcaacagcagcagcagcagcaacatgtAACAAGTTGGCCTGGAAAGCAGGTAGAGACCCTGAGATTGTGGGAAGAGGCGGtcaaagcaaggaagaaag AAGCTGCTAACTTGTGCCAAACCTCCACTGCTGCTACTACGCCTGTGACTCTTACTACTCCATTCAATATAACGTCCTCTGTGGCTTCTGGGACTATCACAAACCCAGTCACAGTGGCAGCTGCAATGAGCATGAGAAGTCCAGTAAATGTATCAAGTGCAGTTAATATATCCAGTCCGATGAACCTAGGGCATCCTGTAACTATAACAAGTCCATTATCCATGACATCTCCATTAACGCTCACCACACCAGTCAATTTACCTACCCCAGTAACCGCTCCAGTGAATATAGCGCATCCAGTCACTATAACATCTCCCATGAACCTCCCCACGCCAATGACGTTAGCTGGTCCGTTAAATATAGCAATGAGACCAGTCGAGAGCATGCCTTTCCTGCCCCAGGCCTTGCCCACGTCTCCTCCCTGGTAA
- the VEZF1 gene encoding vascular endothelial zinc finger 1 isoform X1, with product MFSLPVASQASAQMGRNMQIKADRLAWLLTIPAHEASHHQQQAAQNSLLPLLSSAVEPPDQKPILPLPITQKPQPAAETLKDAIVGIKKEKPKTSFVCTYCSKAFRDSYHLRRHESCHTGIKLVSRPKKTPTTMVPLISTIAGDNSRSSLVSTIAGILSTVTTSSSATNPSSSAGATAMAVTQTVKKPSKPVKKNHACEMCGKAFRDVYHLNRHKLSHSDEKPFECPICNQRFKRKDRMTYHVRSHEGGITKPYTCGVCGKGFSRPDHLSCHVKHVHSTERPFKCQTCTAAFATKDRLRTHMVRHEGKVSCNICGKLLSAAYITSHLKTHGQSQSINCNTCKQGINKTCMSEETSNQKQQQQQQQQQQQQQQQQQQQQQQQQQQQQQQQQHVTSWPGKQVETLRLWEEAVKARKKECQFTFEKAIEYVPFEAANLCQTSTAATTPVTLTTPFNITSSVASGTITNPVTVAAAMSMRSPVNVSSAVNISSPMNLGHPVTITSPLSMTSPLTLTTPVNLPTPVTAPVNIAHPVTITSPMNLPTPMTLAGPLNIAMRPVESMPFLPQALPTSPPW from the exons ATGTTCAGCCTACCTGTTGCATCCCAGGCTTCAGCACAGATGGGACGTAACATGCAAATAAAAGCGGACAGGCTGGCCTGGCTCCTAACGATTCCC GCACATGAAGCCTCACATCACcaacagcaggcagcacagaacaGTTTGTTGCCTCTCCTGAGCTCTGCTGTTGAGCCACCCGATCAGAAGCCGATTCTGCCCTTACCAATAACGCAGAAacctcagcctgcagcagaaacaTTAAAGGATGCTATTGTTgggattaaaaaggaaaaacctaaAACCTCCTTTGTGTGCACTTACTGCAGCAAAGCTTTCAGGGACAGCTACCATTTGAGGCGTCATGAGTCCTGCCACACAGGGATAAAGTTAGTGTCACGGCCAAAGAAAACTCCCACCACAATGGTGCCCCTTATCTCGACCATCGCTGGTGACAACAGCCGAAGTTCATTGGTTTCAACTATTGCAGGCATCCTGTCCACAGTCACTACGTCTTCCTCTGCCACCAATCCCAGCAGTAGTGCCGGTGCAACGGCTATGGCAGTGACTCAGACAGTGAAGAAGCCCAGCAAGCCCGTTAAGAAGAACCACGCTTGTGAGATGTGCGGAAAGGCCTTCAGGGATGTCTACCACCTCAACCGGCACAAGCTGTCCCACTCAGATGAAAAACCCTTTGAATGTCCAATTTGCAATCAGCGCTTCAAGAGAAAGGATCGCATGACCTACCACGTGAGGTCTCATGAAGGTGGCATCACGAAACCGTACACCTGTGGTGTTTGTGGAAAAGGCTTCTCGAG GCCTGATCATTTAAGCTGTCACGTTAAACATGTTCACTCAACAGAGAGACCCTTCAAATGCCAA ACGTGCACTGCTGCCTTTGCCACCAAAGACAGACTGCGGACACACATGGTGCGCCATGAAGGAAAGGTATCGTGTAATATCTGTGGTAAACTTCTGAGTGCAGCATATATCACCAGCCACTTAAAGACACACGGGCAGAGCCAAAGTATCAACTGTAATACCTGTAAACAAGGCATCAATAAAA CATGCATGAGTGAAGAGACCAGcaatcagaagcagcagcagcagcaacagcagcagcaacagcagcagcagcaacagcagcagcagcagcaacagcagcagcagcagcaacagcagcagcagcagcaacatgtAACAAGTTGGCCTGGAAAGCAGGTAGAGACCCTGAGATTGTGGGAAGAGGCGGtcaaagcaaggaagaaag AATGTCAGTTCACCTTTGAGAAGGCTATAGAGTACGTACCATTCG AAGCTGCTAACTTGTGCCAAACCTCCACTGCTGCTACTACGCCTGTGACTCTTACTACTCCATTCAATATAACGTCCTCTGTGGCTTCTGGGACTATCACAAACCCAGTCACAGTGGCAGCTGCAATGAGCATGAGAAGTCCAGTAAATGTATCAAGTGCAGTTAATATATCCAGTCCGATGAACCTAGGGCATCCTGTAACTATAACAAGTCCATTATCCATGACATCTCCATTAACGCTCACCACACCAGTCAATTTACCTACCCCAGTAACCGCTCCAGTGAATATAGCGCATCCAGTCACTATAACATCTCCCATGAACCTCCCCACGCCAATGACGTTAGCTGGTCCGTTAAATATAGCAATGAGACCAGTCGAGAGCATGCCTTTCCTGCCCCAGGCCTTGCCCACGTCTCCTCCCTGGTAA
- the VEZF1 gene encoding vascular endothelial zinc finger 1 isoform X2 — MFSLPVASQASAQMGRNMQIKADRLAWLLTIPAHEASHHQQQAAQNSLLPLLSSAVEPPDQKPILPLPITQKPQPAAETLKDAIVGIKKEKPKTSFVCTYCSKAFRDSYHLRRHESCHTGIKLVSRPKKTPTTMVPLISTIAGDNSRSSLVSTIAGILSTVTTSSSATNPSSSAGATAMAVTQTVKKPSKPVKKNHACEMCGKAFRDVYHLNRHKLSHSDEKPFECPICNQRFKRKDRMTYHVRSHEGGITKPYTCGVCGKGFSRPDHLSCHVKHVHSTERPFKCQTCTAAFATKDRLRTHMVRHEGKVSCNICGKLLSAAYITSHLKTHGQSQSINCNTCKQGINKTCMSEETSNQKQQQQQQQQQQQQQQQQQQQQQQQQQQQQQQQQHVTSWPGKQVETLRLWEEAVKARKKEAANLCQTSTAATTPVTLTTPFNITSSVASGTITNPVTVAAAMSMRSPVNVSSAVNISSPMNLGHPVTITSPLSMTSPLTLTTPVNLPTPVTAPVNIAHPVTITSPMNLPTPMTLAGPLNIAMRPVESMPFLPQALPTSPPW, encoded by the exons ATGTTCAGCCTACCTGTTGCATCCCAGGCTTCAGCACAGATGGGACGTAACATGCAAATAAAAGCGGACAGGCTGGCCTGGCTCCTAACGATTCCC GCACATGAAGCCTCACATCACcaacagcaggcagcacagaacaGTTTGTTGCCTCTCCTGAGCTCTGCTGTTGAGCCACCCGATCAGAAGCCGATTCTGCCCTTACCAATAACGCAGAAacctcagcctgcagcagaaacaTTAAAGGATGCTATTGTTgggattaaaaaggaaaaacctaaAACCTCCTTTGTGTGCACTTACTGCAGCAAAGCTTTCAGGGACAGCTACCATTTGAGGCGTCATGAGTCCTGCCACACAGGGATAAAGTTAGTGTCACGGCCAAAGAAAACTCCCACCACAATGGTGCCCCTTATCTCGACCATCGCTGGTGACAACAGCCGAAGTTCATTGGTTTCAACTATTGCAGGCATCCTGTCCACAGTCACTACGTCTTCCTCTGCCACCAATCCCAGCAGTAGTGCCGGTGCAACGGCTATGGCAGTGACTCAGACAGTGAAGAAGCCCAGCAAGCCCGTTAAGAAGAACCACGCTTGTGAGATGTGCGGAAAGGCCTTCAGGGATGTCTACCACCTCAACCGGCACAAGCTGTCCCACTCAGATGAAAAACCCTTTGAATGTCCAATTTGCAATCAGCGCTTCAAGAGAAAGGATCGCATGACCTACCACGTGAGGTCTCATGAAGGTGGCATCACGAAACCGTACACCTGTGGTGTTTGTGGAAAAGGCTTCTCGAG GCCTGATCATTTAAGCTGTCACGTTAAACATGTTCACTCAACAGAGAGACCCTTCAAATGCCAA ACGTGCACTGCTGCCTTTGCCACCAAAGACAGACTGCGGACACACATGGTGCGCCATGAAGGAAAGGTATCGTGTAATATCTGTGGTAAACTTCTGAGTGCAGCATATATCACCAGCCACTTAAAGACACACGGGCAGAGCCAAAGTATCAACTGTAATACCTGTAAACAAGGCATCAATAAAA CATGCATGAGTGAAGAGACCAGcaatcagaagcagcagcagcagcaacagcagcagcaacagcagcagcagcaacagcagcagcagcagcaacagcagcagcagcagcaacagcagcagcagcagcaacatgtAACAAGTTGGCCTGGAAAGCAGGTAGAGACCCTGAGATTGTGGGAAGAGGCGGtcaaagcaaggaagaaag AAGCTGCTAACTTGTGCCAAACCTCCACTGCTGCTACTACGCCTGTGACTCTTACTACTCCATTCAATATAACGTCCTCTGTGGCTTCTGGGACTATCACAAACCCAGTCACAGTGGCAGCTGCAATGAGCATGAGAAGTCCAGTAAATGTATCAAGTGCAGTTAATATATCCAGTCCGATGAACCTAGGGCATCCTGTAACTATAACAAGTCCATTATCCATGACATCTCCATTAACGCTCACCACACCAGTCAATTTACCTACCCCAGTAACCGCTCCAGTGAATATAGCGCATCCAGTCACTATAACATCTCCCATGAACCTCCCCACGCCAATGACGTTAGCTGGTCCGTTAAATATAGCAATGAGACCAGTCGAGAGCATGCCTTTCCTGCCCCAGGCCTTGCCCACGTCTCCTCCCTGGTAA
- the VEZF1 gene encoding vascular endothelial zinc finger 1 isoform X5, translated as MVPLISTIAGDNSRSSLVSTIAGILSTVTTSSSATNPSSSAGATAMAVTQTVKKPSKPVKKNHACEMCGKAFRDVYHLNRHKLSHSDEKPFECPICNQRFKRKDRMTYHVRSHEGGITKPYTCGVCGKGFSRPDHLSCHVKHVHSTERPFKCQTCTAAFATKDRLRTHMVRHEGKVSCNICGKLLSAAYITSHLKTHGQSQSINCNTCKQGINKTCMSEETSNQKQQQQQQQQQQQQQQQQQQQQQQQQQQQQQQQQHVTSWPGKQVETLRLWEEAVKARKKECQFTFEKAIEYVPFEAANLCQTSTAATTPVTLTTPFNITSSVASGTITNPVTVAAAMSMRSPVNVSSAVNISSPMNLGHPVTITSPLSMTSPLTLTTPVNLPTPVTAPVNIAHPVTITSPMNLPTPMTLAGPLNIAMRPVESMPFLPQALPTSPPW; from the exons ATGGTGCCCCTTATCTCGACCATCGCTGGTGACAACAGCCGAAGTTCATTGGTTTCAACTATTGCAGGCATCCTGTCCACAGTCACTACGTCTTCCTCTGCCACCAATCCCAGCAGTAGTGCCGGTGCAACGGCTATGGCAGTGACTCAGACAGTGAAGAAGCCCAGCAAGCCCGTTAAGAAGAACCACGCTTGTGAGATGTGCGGAAAGGCCTTCAGGGATGTCTACCACCTCAACCGGCACAAGCTGTCCCACTCAGATGAAAAACCCTTTGAATGTCCAATTTGCAATCAGCGCTTCAAGAGAAAGGATCGCATGACCTACCACGTGAGGTCTCATGAAGGTGGCATCACGAAACCGTACACCTGTGGTGTTTGTGGAAAAGGCTTCTCGAG GCCTGATCATTTAAGCTGTCACGTTAAACATGTTCACTCAACAGAGAGACCCTTCAAATGCCAA ACGTGCACTGCTGCCTTTGCCACCAAAGACAGACTGCGGACACACATGGTGCGCCATGAAGGAAAGGTATCGTGTAATATCTGTGGTAAACTTCTGAGTGCAGCATATATCACCAGCCACTTAAAGACACACGGGCAGAGCCAAAGTATCAACTGTAATACCTGTAAACAAGGCATCAATAAAA CATGCATGAGTGAAGAGACCAGcaatcagaagcagcagcagcagcaacagcagcagcaacagcagcagcagcaacagcagcagcagcagcaacagcagcagcagcagcaacagcagcagcagcagcaacatgtAACAAGTTGGCCTGGAAAGCAGGTAGAGACCCTGAGATTGTGGGAAGAGGCGGtcaaagcaaggaagaaag AATGTCAGTTCACCTTTGAGAAGGCTATAGAGTACGTACCATTCG AAGCTGCTAACTTGTGCCAAACCTCCACTGCTGCTACTACGCCTGTGACTCTTACTACTCCATTCAATATAACGTCCTCTGTGGCTTCTGGGACTATCACAAACCCAGTCACAGTGGCAGCTGCAATGAGCATGAGAAGTCCAGTAAATGTATCAAGTGCAGTTAATATATCCAGTCCGATGAACCTAGGGCATCCTGTAACTATAACAAGTCCATTATCCATGACATCTCCATTAACGCTCACCACACCAGTCAATTTACCTACCCCAGTAACCGCTCCAGTGAATATAGCGCATCCAGTCACTATAACATCTCCCATGAACCTCCCCACGCCAATGACGTTAGCTGGTCCGTTAAATATAGCAATGAGACCAGTCGAGAGCATGCCTTTCCTGCCCCAGGCCTTGCCCACGTCTCCTCCCTGGTAA